A genomic region of Candidatus Paceibacterota bacterium contains the following coding sequences:
- a CDS encoding ATP-dependent helicase C-terminal domain-containing protein: MNPASLPIWQIHSAVVETLRLGNRLVLVAPTGSGKTTQVPQMLLDAGLAGQRKIVVLQPRRVAARTVAARVAWERGARLGGEVGYQIRFDDQTSLGTRISYVTEGILLRWLQDDRVLSEVGVVIFDEFHERNLLSDVALALVKQLQRTARPDLKVAVMSATLEAEPVAEYLSGGMEETPVLYSEGQSFPVEVRYLNQHDERPASEQAADVVEQIVNAGEPGDILVFMPGMGEINATIAAARASRTRERLALIPLHGDLPPEQQDLAFAPNALRKVVVATNVAETSVTIEGIRHVVDSGLARVARYDAERGIGTLFIEPISRASAEQRKGRAGRTAPGTCHRLWTESGQLNRAERNTPEIQRSDLAEVVLLLHSLGIKRAAEFDWLDKPDAQAVERAEQLLVTLGALRDDQGTTDDSRNRPQTGALTINHRPPIAADLTPVGRQMLKLPMHPRYSRMLVEAAKFGCVPSAALCAALVSGRDMLVRPGRNDKHIQEARELFEASRESDFHTLLRAYHFAKKNNFSIETCRRYGIHAQTARQVEQAFEQILQIANQQGLLRSEGESPLKEDDAGARHAGRDAAPADPLPRCIMAGFIDQICLRHDQGTLDCDLTEGRHGTLMRESVVQNAPLFVAATIREVTGRGSENLTLLGLATAVKREWIEETFPEQITVKVEHLYDRTHKRVAAVKLVRFRDLVIHHEHQRDVDPRASGRCLAEASRKGWFELPMFNHETKQLIGRVNLVTAAMPELEFPPFDEAAITNCLARAFEGLTLAKEAQATALRDAFRQALANEQLGWLDELTPTSLAWPDGRKMKLLYSERARDEDAQPNAPELQVKLHECFALKAHPHVCEGRLPVKLWLCAPDGKRLEATFNWTAFRLNTYPKLKPALQKKYPGVPWP; encoded by the coding sequence GTGAATCCGGCGTCGCTCCCCATTTGGCAGATCCATTCGGCCGTTGTCGAGACCCTGCGGCTGGGCAATCGGCTGGTGTTGGTGGCGCCGACTGGCTCCGGCAAGACCACCCAGGTCCCGCAGATGCTGCTCGATGCCGGGCTGGCCGGGCAGCGGAAGATTGTTGTGCTCCAGCCCCGCCGCGTGGCGGCGCGTACGGTGGCCGCCCGCGTCGCCTGGGAGCGTGGCGCCAGGCTCGGTGGGGAAGTCGGCTACCAGATTCGCTTTGACGACCAGACCAGCCTCGGCACCCGCATCAGCTACGTGACCGAAGGAATCCTGCTGCGATGGCTGCAGGACGACCGCGTATTGTCCGAAGTCGGGGTAGTGATCTTCGACGAGTTCCATGAGCGCAACCTGCTGAGCGATGTTGCGCTCGCGCTGGTGAAGCAGTTGCAGCGAACTGCGCGTCCCGATTTGAAGGTGGCGGTTATGTCCGCCACGCTCGAAGCGGAGCCGGTGGCGGAGTATCTGAGCGGGGGCATGGAGGAAACGCCTGTCCTGTATTCCGAGGGGCAGAGCTTCCCGGTAGAGGTGCGCTATTTGAACCAGCACGACGAACGGCCCGCCTCGGAGCAAGCCGCCGATGTGGTAGAGCAGATTGTCAACGCCGGCGAGCCGGGCGACATCCTGGTCTTCATGCCGGGCATGGGCGAAATCAACGCTACCATCGCGGCAGCCCGAGCCAGCCGCACCCGGGAGCGCCTTGCGCTGATTCCCCTGCATGGCGACTTGCCGCCGGAACAGCAGGACCTTGCCTTCGCGCCCAACGCATTGCGCAAAGTGGTGGTGGCCACGAACGTCGCGGAGACGTCAGTCACCATCGAAGGCATTCGCCACGTGGTGGACAGCGGGCTGGCCCGCGTCGCGCGTTATGACGCCGAACGCGGCATTGGCACACTGTTCATCGAGCCTATCAGCCGGGCATCCGCCGAGCAGCGCAAAGGGCGCGCCGGACGCACCGCTCCGGGCACCTGCCACCGGCTCTGGACCGAAAGCGGGCAGTTAAACCGGGCGGAGCGAAACACGCCGGAAATCCAGCGGAGCGACCTGGCCGAGGTAGTCTTGCTGTTGCATTCCCTGGGCATCAAGCGCGCCGCGGAGTTCGATTGGCTGGACAAACCGGACGCCCAGGCAGTGGAGCGGGCGGAGCAGTTGTTGGTGACACTGGGGGCGCTACGGGATGACCAAGGCACGACAGACGATTCTCGCAACAGACCGCAGACGGGGGCGTTAACCATCAACCACCGGCCGCCAATTGCCGCCGACCTGACGCCGGTTGGAAGGCAGATGCTCAAGCTGCCGATGCACCCGCGCTACTCGCGCATGCTGGTGGAGGCCGCCAAATTCGGCTGCGTGCCCTCGGCAGCGTTGTGCGCGGCGCTGGTCAGCGGGCGCGACATGCTGGTGCGGCCCGGCCGCAACGACAAGCACATCCAGGAGGCACGCGAACTGTTCGAGGCAAGCCGGGAATCGGATTTCCACACCCTGCTGCGCGCCTACCACTTCGCGAAGAAGAACAACTTCAGCATCGAGACCTGCCGCCGCTACGGCATCCACGCTCAGACGGCGCGGCAGGTGGAGCAGGCCTTCGAGCAGATTCTGCAGATCGCAAACCAGCAGGGTCTGTTGCGCAGCGAGGGCGAAAGCCCCCTGAAGGAGGATGACGCCGGGGCGCGACACGCAGGACGTGACGCGGCGCCGGCAGATCCCCTGCCGCGCTGCATCATGGCGGGGTTCATTGACCAGATCTGCCTCCGGCATGACCAGGGAACACTGGACTGCGACCTGACCGAGGGACGGCATGGCACGTTGATGCGGGAAAGCGTGGTGCAAAACGCGCCGCTGTTTGTGGCAGCGACCATTCGCGAGGTGACCGGGCGCGGTTCGGAGAACCTGACGCTGCTGGGACTGGCTACCGCCGTGAAACGCGAGTGGATTGAGGAGACCTTCCCGGAGCAAATCACAGTTAAGGTGGAGCACCTCTATGACCGCACCCACAAGCGCGTTGCCGCCGTCAAACTGGTGCGCTTTCGCGATCTGGTCATCCACCACGAGCACCAGCGGGACGTGGACCCGAGGGCTTCCGGCCGATGCCTGGCCGAGGCATCGCGAAAGGGCTGGTTCGAGCTGCCGATGTTCAATCACGAAACCAAGCAGCTCATCGGCAGGGTCAACCTCGTGACGGCCGCCATGCCGGAGTTGGAGTTTCCGCCCTTCGACGAGGCGGCCATTACAAACTGTCTGGCGCGCGCGTTTGAAGGTCTGACCCTGGCCAAAGAGGCGCAAGCCACGGCGCTGCGCGACGCCTTTCGCCAGGCCCTGGCCAATGAACAGCTCGGTTGGCTTGATGAACTCACCCCAACGAGCCTCGCCTGGCCGGATGGCCGGAAGATGAAGCTGCTGTATTCCGAGCGCGCGCGGGATGAGGATGCTCAGCCGAATGCTCCGGAACTGCAGGTGAAACTACACGAATGTTTCGCGCTCAAGGCCCATCCGCATGTCTGCGAAGGCCGCTTGCCGGTGAAGCTGTGGCTCTGTGCGCCCGACGGCAAACGGCTGGAAGCAACGTTCAACTGGACGGCGTTCCGGTTAAACACCTACCCGAAGCTCAAGCCCGCTCTCCAGAAGAAGTACCCCGGCGTGCCCTGGCCCTGA
- a CDS encoding serine hydrolase, whose product MSRTPIRNWLLLTIVLCLPACESASVRETPSLKTYTLDYDTPTDPTLQGELEAIDARLRGQLEMTTEQAAVGVLDLKRLRLAMVHPDRIDYAASVAKVGILLAYFQLRPEAAARLDPQTRHDLGLMAKASSNEMAAKFSRELGLRQIQEVLNSYHFYDTNHGGGIWVGRHYGGGGERIGDPLGDHSHAATVRQLLRYYLLLEQGKLVSPEASQAMRDIFASPDIPHDDIKFVKGLAGRDVQIIRKWGTWKDWFHDSAVITGPGRHYILVALTHHPRGDEYLVELSRLVDDLMARGNSRSRQE is encoded by the coding sequence ATGAGCAGGACTCCAATTCGTAATTGGCTGTTGTTAACGATCGTGCTGTGCTTGCCGGCTTGCGAATCGGCCAGCGTGCGGGAGACGCCTTCGCTCAAGACCTACACGCTGGACTACGACACCCCGACAGACCCGACGTTGCAGGGCGAGCTTGAAGCGATTGACGCCCGGTTGCGCGGCCAATTGGAAATGACGACGGAGCAGGCGGCAGTGGGAGTGCTGGATTTGAAGCGTCTGCGGCTGGCGATGGTTCATCCCGACCGGATTGACTACGCGGCCAGTGTGGCGAAAGTGGGTATTCTGCTGGCGTACTTCCAACTGCGTCCGGAGGCGGCGGCTCGCCTCGATCCGCAAACACGGCATGATCTGGGGCTGATGGCCAAGGCCTCCAGCAATGAAATGGCGGCGAAGTTCTCGCGCGAACTGGGGCTGCGGCAGATTCAGGAAGTGCTCAACTCGTACCACTTCTATGACACCAACCACGGCGGGGGAATTTGGGTGGGCCGGCACTACGGCGGCGGCGGCGAACGCATTGGCGATCCGCTCGGCGATCATTCGCACGCGGCCACTGTGCGCCAGTTGTTGCGGTACTACCTGCTGCTCGAACAGGGCAAGCTTGTCTCCCCCGAAGCCTCACAAGCCATGCGCGATATCTTCGCCTCCCCGGACATCCCGCACGACGACATCAAGTTTGTGAAGGGCCTGGCCGGGCGTGACGTGCAAATCATCCGGAAGTGGGGCACGTGGAAAGACTGGTTTCACGACTCGGCGGTAATTACCGGCCCCGGCCGACACTACATCCTTGTGGCGCTCACCCATCATCCGCGCGGGGACGAGTACTTGGTTGAGCTATCCAGGTTGGTGGATGACTTGATGGCCCGCGGCAATTCGCGGTCAAGGCAGGAATAG
- a CDS encoding HNH endonuclease, whose amino-acid sequence MGSVLNQHVLVLNRLWQAVNICTARRALTLLFQGHAQAVLNRSDGSFQTFNFTEWHHLSVQEPHPESVCTISFRIRVPRVILLIVYDRLPKKEVKFTRHNIFERDQNTCQYCGKTCDRKDLNLDHVIPRDRGGPTSWENIVCSCIECNTLKANRSPQEAGMRLIRKPKRPKWRPFVQINFTLHQHDSWKHFIDLAYWNVELGEDVR is encoded by the coding sequence ATGGGTTCTGTGCTCAACCAACATGTGCTGGTGCTTAACCGACTCTGGCAGGCGGTGAATATCTGCACGGCGCGCCGGGCGCTGACACTCCTGTTTCAGGGCCACGCACAGGCTGTGCTCAACCGCAGCGACGGTTCCTTCCAGACCTTCAATTTTACCGAGTGGCACCACCTCTCTGTGCAGGAGCCGCACCCGGAATCGGTCTGCACAATTTCCTTCCGCATCCGGGTGCCGCGCGTGATTCTGCTGATCGTCTATGACCGCCTGCCCAAGAAGGAGGTCAAATTCACCCGGCACAATATTTTCGAGCGGGATCAGAACACGTGCCAGTACTGCGGCAAGACCTGCGACCGCAAGGACTTGAACCTGGACCACGTGATTCCGCGTGACCGCGGCGGCCCGACGTCGTGGGAGAACATCGTATGTTCGTGTATCGAGTGCAATACGCTCAAGGCGAACCGTTCGCCGCAGGAGGCCGGCATGCGCCTCATTCGCAAGCCCAAGCGGCCGAAATGGCGGCCCTTCGTTCAGATTAACTTCACGCTCCACCAGCACGATAGCTGGAAGCACTTCATTGACCTGGCGTACTGGAACGTCGAGCTGGGCGAGGATGTGCGCTAG
- a CDS encoding aspartate kinase: MALIVQKYGGSSVGTTDRIKNVAARVAKYRAKGDQVVVVVSAMSGVTDNLIKLAREIMPLPNDREMDVLLATGEQTTIALTAIALHGLGLPAVSLTGAQAGIVTDGVHTKARIQNITPKKIHDLLNQGNVVIVAGFQGQTTEGQVTTLGRGGSDLTAIALAAALKANLCQIYTDVDGVYTADPRIVPAARKMEEISYDEMLELASLGAKVMQSRSVEFAKKFGVIFEVRSSLNENPGTIVKEETRNMEDVVVRGVSLDKNQAKVTLVAVPDKPGVAARIFKAIGDANVNVDMIVQNISHGSGALATDLSFTVDKPDLLKAQKVIDGLQAEIGFGKVIATDKIGKLSIVGVGMKSHTGVAGRMFDTLAREGVNIDMISTSEIKISVVVDLAKAEHAMKAVHAAFLG; encoded by the coding sequence ATGGCGCTGATCGTCCAAAAGTACGGTGGCAGCTCGGTCGGCACCACCGATCGGATCAAGAACGTCGCCGCCCGCGTGGCCAAGTACCGCGCCAAAGGCGACCAGGTCGTGGTCGTGGTCTCCGCGATGAGCGGCGTCACGGATAATTTGATCAAGCTGGCCAGGGAAATCATGCCCTTGCCCAACGACCGCGAAATGGACGTGCTCCTCGCGACGGGTGAGCAGACGACCATTGCCTTGACGGCCATTGCGCTGCACGGGCTTGGGCTCCCTGCCGTGTCGCTCACGGGCGCGCAGGCGGGCATTGTCACCGACGGCGTGCATACCAAAGCCCGCATCCAGAACATCACGCCGAAGAAAATCCACGATCTGCTGAACCAGGGCAATGTGGTCATTGTCGCGGGCTTCCAGGGCCAAACCACCGAGGGTCAGGTCACCACCCTGGGCCGCGGCGGTTCAGACCTGACGGCCATCGCCCTGGCCGCGGCGCTCAAGGCCAATCTGTGCCAGATTTACACGGACGTGGATGGGGTCTATACCGCCGATCCGCGCATCGTGCCCGCCGCCCGGAAGATGGAAGAGATCTCCTACGACGAGATGCTCGAACTGGCCAGCCTCGGGGCGAAAGTCATGCAGTCCCGCTCAGTCGAATTCGCCAAGAAGTTCGGCGTTATCTTCGAAGTCCGATCCAGCCTTAACGAAAATCCAGGAACCATTGTGAAAGAGGAAACCAGGAACATGGAAGACGTCGTCGTGCGCGGCGTCTCGCTCGACAAGAACCAGGCCAAGGTCACGCTGGTGGCCGTGCCCGACAAACCCGGCGTGGCCGCCCGCATTTTCAAGGCCATCGGCGACGCAAATGTGAACGTGGACATGATCGTGCAGAACATCAGCCACGGCAGCGGTGCCCTGGCCACCGACCTTTCATTCACTGTGGACAAGCCCGATCTGCTCAAGGCCCAGAAGGTCATTGACGGGCTCCAGGCGGAGATTGGCTTCGGCAAGGTCATCGCCACGGACAAGATCGGCAAGCTGTCTATTGTCGGTGTGGGCATGAAGAGCCACACCGGTGTTGCCGGCAGGATGTTCGATACGCTGGCACGCGAAGGGGTTAACATTGACATGATTTCCACCAGCGAAATAAAGATCTCCGTGGTGGTTGACCTCGCCAAAGCGGAGCACGCGATGAAGGCAGTGCACGCCGCCTTCCTGGGGTAG
- a CDS encoding homoserine dehydrogenase, translating to MQHVNLGMIGGGTVGSGVFHALQLNGDLMASRIGVKVNVRKVAVKAFDEPRPYRIPKSAMSTDWQSVVNDPQVNLVAELVGGTTIARTMILTALKLGKPVVTANKALLSEHGEELFAAARRYGANLYYEASVCGGIPIIKALREGFVGNRITHLYGIVNGTCNYILTRMKLEGADFDAVLKDAQAQGYAEAEPSLDIDGYDAQHKIGILASLAHGFWVKPNRICVEGIRAITRADIQFANQLGYTIKLLGIIKKVEGRSQSSGRAGSARVQVSVYPTLVPNTHVLAGVNHVFNAVFVRGDVVGDTLFYGRGAGKDATASAVLSDVADAALDLKFGTQHRVPPFVPHERDGAVVPIAEVVSRYFVRLAVVDRPGVLAQISAIFGRAHIGISSVIQPESREGASVPLILMLHDAPNGAVTRALKKIGRLAVVRNPPVMIRVEDF from the coding sequence ATGCAGCACGTAAACTTGGGAATGATCGGCGGCGGCACCGTGGGCAGCGGCGTTTTTCACGCCCTCCAGCTCAATGGAGACCTCATGGCTTCGCGCATTGGCGTGAAGGTCAATGTCCGCAAAGTTGCCGTCAAAGCCTTTGACGAACCGCGCCCATACCGGATTCCAAAGTCCGCCATGAGCACGGACTGGCAGAGCGTCGTCAACGACCCGCAGGTCAATCTCGTGGCGGAGCTGGTCGGGGGCACCACCATCGCCCGCACGATGATCCTGACAGCCTTGAAGCTCGGCAAGCCGGTGGTCACCGCCAACAAGGCCCTTCTCTCCGAGCATGGGGAGGAGTTGTTCGCCGCGGCGCGGCGATACGGCGCCAATCTTTACTACGAAGCCAGCGTCTGTGGAGGCATTCCGATCATTAAGGCGCTGCGCGAAGGCTTTGTCGGCAACCGCATCACTCACCTCTATGGCATCGTCAACGGCACCTGCAATTACATCCTGACCCGCATGAAGCTCGAAGGCGCCGACTTCGACGCCGTGCTCAAGGACGCGCAGGCGCAGGGCTACGCCGAGGCAGAGCCGTCGCTCGACATTGACGGCTACGACGCCCAACACAAGATCGGCATCCTGGCCTCATTGGCGCACGGATTCTGGGTGAAGCCCAACAGGATTTGCGTCGAGGGCATCCGTGCGATTACGCGCGCGGATATCCAGTTTGCCAACCAACTCGGCTACACCATCAAACTGCTGGGGATTATCAAGAAGGTCGAGGGTCGATCGCAAAGCAGCGGGCGGGCCGGTTCGGCACGCGTCCAGGTATCGGTGTATCCGACGCTGGTGCCCAACACGCACGTGTTGGCGGGGGTGAACCATGTCTTCAACGCGGTATTCGTGCGCGGGGACGTGGTCGGTGACACGCTGTTCTATGGCCGCGGCGCGGGCAAAGACGCCACCGCCAGCGCCGTGCTCAGCGATGTGGCGGACGCCGCGCTGGATTTGAAGTTTGGCACCCAGCACCGCGTCCCGCCGTTCGTCCCGCACGAGCGCGACGGCGCGGTGGTGCCGATTGCCGAAGTCGTCTCCCGCTACTTCGTGCGGCTTGCCGTCGTGGACAGGCCCGGCGTGCTGGCCCAAATCTCGGCCATCTTTGGCCGGGCCCACATCGGCATCTCGTCCGTGATCCAGCCCGAAAGCCGTGAGGGGGCGAGCGTGCCGCTGATCCTTATGCTGCACGACGCGCCCAATGGGGCGGTGACCCGCGCGCTGAAGAAGATCGGCAGGCTGGCCGTGGTCAGGAACCCGCCCGTGATGATCCGGGTGGAAGACTTCTGA
- a CDS encoding DUF971 domain-containing protein yields MRPLNVEQIGEELAIRWEDGSESFIALEKLRRACPCAGCKGEMDVMGNVYKGPDHPLSPASFKLVRLERVGTYAVQPVWADGHATGIYAFDYLKNVGLLPGA; encoded by the coding sequence ATGCGGCCGTTGAACGTGGAACAGATCGGCGAGGAACTGGCTATCAGATGGGAGGATGGCAGCGAGAGCTTTATCGCTTTGGAGAAACTCCGCCGGGCCTGCCCTTGCGCCGGATGCAAGGGGGAGATGGATGTGATGGGCAATGTTTACAAAGGCCCGGATCATCCGCTGTCGCCGGCATCCTTCAAACTCGTGCGGCTCGAACGGGTGGGAACCTACGCGGTGCAACCGGTCTGGGCAGATGGACACGCCACGGGGATCTACGCCTTCGATTATCTGAAAAACGTGGGGCTGCTTCCGGGAGCGTAA
- a CDS encoding aminotransferase class V-fold PLP-dependent enzyme — translation MTLAEILSNEELRHHEFPVTRDKIFLAHAGDCPLPRRVAEAVADYARQATTGDQEKFVYPAILERGRKAAAQLLNCRSDEVAFVGPTSLALSFLASGLKLRRGDNILIYFEDYPSNVYPWMALADQGVEVRLMNTRGLGVIRTKDVTGQVDENTRLVALASCHFISGYRIDFQAIGKYLRERHILFCLDAIQTLGAFPTTVEQVDLLAADAHKWLLGPCGAGVMYVRGSVQERINPPIYGWNNVRCPNFVAQEQIVMRTGSHKYEAGTQNLLGIVGLVTAMELILELGVANIARELLRKRAWLVPALQAKGYEVLQPEAPAENGSGIISFHRSGPDLAALHQRLSDAGVVTSLRGDRKGRQYIRVSPHCYNTDAELARLVELV, via the coding sequence ATGACTTTGGCCGAAATTCTAAGCAACGAAGAGCTGCGCCACCATGAGTTTCCCGTGACTCGTGATAAGATTTTCCTCGCGCATGCGGGCGATTGTCCCTTGCCGCGGCGGGTGGCGGAAGCGGTTGCGGACTACGCCCGGCAGGCCACGACCGGCGACCAGGAGAAGTTTGTCTATCCGGCCATTTTGGAGCGGGGACGCAAGGCCGCGGCGCAACTTCTGAATTGCCGGAGCGATGAAGTGGCGTTCGTGGGGCCAACTTCGCTGGCGCTGAGTTTCCTGGCCAGCGGCCTGAAGCTGCGGCGTGGCGACAATATTCTTATCTACTTTGAGGATTATCCATCCAACGTCTATCCCTGGATGGCGCTGGCGGACCAGGGGGTGGAGGTGCGGCTGATGAACACGCGGGGGCTGGGCGTGATCCGGACCAAGGACGTCACAGGGCAGGTGGATGAGAATACCCGGCTGGTGGCGCTGGCGTCGTGCCACTTCATCAGCGGTTACCGCATTGATTTCCAGGCCATCGGCAAGTACCTGCGCGAGCGACATATCCTGTTCTGTCTGGACGCGATTCAAACGCTGGGAGCGTTCCCGACCACGGTCGAACAGGTGGACCTGCTGGCGGCGGATGCGCACAAATGGCTCCTCGGGCCGTGCGGGGCGGGGGTGATGTATGTGCGCGGGTCCGTGCAGGAGCGCATCAACCCGCCCATCTACGGCTGGAACAATGTGCGGTGCCCCAACTTCGTTGCGCAGGAGCAAATTGTCATGCGGACCGGCTCGCACAAGTATGAGGCGGGCACGCAAAACCTGCTGGGCATCGTGGGGCTCGTGACTGCAATGGAGCTGATCCTGGAGCTGGGCGTGGCGAACATCGCGCGGGAGCTGTTGCGGAAACGGGCGTGGCTGGTGCCCGCTTTGCAGGCAAAAGGCTATGAGGTCTTGCAGCCCGAGGCCCCGGCTGAGAACGGGAGCGGCATCATCTCATTCCACCGGTCGGGGCCGGACCTGGCAGCCCTGCACCAGCGACTCAGCGATGCCGGTGTGGTGACATCCCTGCGGGGAGATCGGAAGGGGCGTCAGTATATCCGCGTGTCGCCGCACTGCTATAATACGGACGCGGAGTTGGCGCGACTGGTCGAGTTAGTGTGA
- a CDS encoding BNR-4 repeat-containing protein: MRRPATVLFAAGLALQVCVGAPHPKDDGYRGIWYYNQGTKDEYKFKYSGGMATYPQQHEPIAIYSSPANKTFFCYGGTTARDGNGKQELLHMVSYYDHATGQVPRPTILLNKHTSDAHDNPTISLDAKGYVWIFSSSHGTSRPSYIHRSKQPYSVDEFEQVLETNFSYTQPWFIPKRGFLFLHTRYDSGRNLYWMTSPDGRDWSEPHKLARIEMGDYQVSWCAGSRVGTAFDYHPSPTGLNTRANLYYLETTDFGRTWRNSAGKRIVTPVTNAANAALVYDSRKEGLLVYLKDVNFDARGRPVILFLTSKGFEPGPANGPREWKTARWTGRKWVIHHLTTSGNNYDHGSLYLERDGTWRVIAPTELGPQPYNPGGEMVMWTSTDQGASWKRQKQLTVSSPRNHSYARRPVNAHPDFYALWADGHGRQRSESFLYFTNQRGDHVWRLPQSMTADSAIPEMAW; the protein is encoded by the coding sequence ATGAGACGACCAGCAACTGTGTTGTTTGCCGCGGGACTTGCCCTGCAGGTCTGCGTCGGCGCTCCCCACCCCAAGGATGACGGCTATCGCGGCATCTGGTATTACAATCAGGGCACCAAGGACGAGTATAAGTTCAAGTACAGCGGCGGGATGGCCACCTACCCCCAGCAGCATGAGCCCATCGCCATCTACAGTTCGCCGGCGAACAAGACCTTCTTCTGCTACGGCGGAACCACCGCCCGCGACGGCAACGGCAAACAAGAGCTGCTGCACATGGTCTCGTATTACGACCATGCCACAGGCCAGGTTCCTCGCCCGACCATTCTGCTGAACAAGCACACCAGCGACGCGCACGACAATCCGACGATCTCCCTCGACGCCAAGGGCTATGTCTGGATTTTCTCCTCCTCCCACGGCACCTCGCGGCCATCTTACATACACCGCAGCAAGCAGCCCTACTCCGTGGATGAATTCGAGCAGGTGCTGGAGACGAACTTCTCCTACACGCAGCCCTGGTTCATTCCGAAGCGGGGTTTCCTGTTCTTGCATACGCGCTATGACAGCGGGCGCAACCTCTACTGGATGACCAGCCCCGACGGCCGCGACTGGAGCGAACCGCACAAGCTGGCCAGAATCGAGATGGGCGATTATCAGGTTAGCTGGTGCGCGGGCTCGCGGGTGGGCACCGCTTTCGACTACCATCCGTCGCCCACCGGCCTGAATACCCGCGCCAACCTATACTACCTTGAGACCACCGACTTCGGCCGCACCTGGCGCAATAGCGCGGGCAAGCGAATCGTCACACCGGTCACGAACGCCGCCAACGCCGCTCTCGTCTATGACTCCCGCAAGGAGGGCCTGCTGGTTTACCTCAAAGACGTGAACTTCGACGCCCGGGGCCGTCCCGTCATACTCTTCCTCACGAGCAAAGGCTTCGAGCCCGGCCCAGCCAATGGCCCGCGGGAATGGAAGACTGCGCGCTGGACGGGCAGGAAATGGGTCATCCACCACTTGACGACCTCTGGCAACAACTACGACCACGGCTCGCTTTACCTCGAGCGGGACGGGACCTGGCGCGTCATCGCCCCGACCGAACTCGGCCCGCAACCCTATAATCCCGGTGGCGAAATGGTCATGTGGACCAGCACGGACCAGGGCGCGAGTTGGAAGCGCCAAAAGCAGCTTACCGTCAGCAGCCCCCGCAACCATTCTTACGCGCGCCGTCCGGTCAACGCCCACCCGGACTTCTATGCGCTTTGGGCTGATGGCCACGGCCGCCAGCGTTCCGAATCCTTCCTCTACTTCACCAATCAACGCGGCGACCATGTCTGGCGTCTGCCGCAATCAATGACCGCAGATTCCGCCATACCCGAGATGGCCTGGTAG
- a CDS encoding DUF2959 family protein, translated as MNTNQSRKSRASRQILLAATLALAGALVAGCRTTVYQPGDQAAGTARAAAVHVQKQSQMLESTMAALNNLVSNPAADLKPQFQSFSSALDRLVEAANQGGTTGGHLVRDNATFFNAWDQQLTTITNTDVRSSSQARRTEVNNQFTTVHNQYAQAQGALWSHLDYLREIRKALVTDLTAGGLESVKPLVSTATSNAGNVQTALAQARSDLLALSTAMSSAGGPTGK; from the coding sequence ATGAACACAAACCAATCGAGGAAATCGCGGGCATCCAGGCAAATCCTGCTGGCGGCGACCCTGGCGCTGGCCGGGGCCCTGGTGGCGGGCTGCCGAACCACTGTGTACCAGCCCGGAGACCAGGCTGCGGGGACGGCGCGCGCGGCCGCCGTGCACGTTCAAAAGCAGAGCCAGATGCTGGAGAGTACCATGGCGGCGCTCAACAACCTGGTGAGCAACCCCGCCGCCGACCTTAAGCCGCAGTTCCAATCTTTCAGTTCCGCGTTGGACCGGTTGGTGGAAGCCGCCAATCAAGGTGGAACCACGGGCGGCCATCTTGTGCGCGACAATGCCACCTTCTTCAACGCCTGGGACCAGCAACTTACCACCATCACCAATACGGACGTTCGCAGCTCCAGCCAGGCTCGCAGAACGGAGGTTAACAACCAGTTTACCACCGTGCATAACCAATACGCCCAGGCTCAGGGCGCCTTGTGGTCGCACCTGGACTACCTGCGGGAAATTCGCAAGGCGCTGGTCACGGATCTCACCGCGGGCGGGCTCGAATCGGTGAAGCCGCTGGTCAGCACCGCCACCTCCAACGCAGGCAATGTCCAAACCGCTCTTGCTCAGGCCCGCAGCGATCTATTGGCCCTGAGCACCGCAATGTCCTCGGCGGGTGGACCGACCGGCAAGTGA